The Desulforegulaceae bacterium genome includes a window with the following:
- a CDS encoding hydrogenase iron-sulfur subunit, producing MSEYEPKIVSFLCNWCSYGAADLAGVSRFQYPDNIRVIRIPCTGRMSPKFFLSALREGADAVWVSGUHPGDCHYLEGNYYARRKFQLFKNLMEFVGLEEDRLHFSWISSAEAIKFSDVANQVSEKVKALGPNKKFVKRYPTKDTD from the coding sequence ATGAGTGAATATGAACCAAAAATTGTGAGTTTTCTCTGCAACTGGTGCAGCTATGGTGCAGCAGATCTTGCAGGTGTAAGCCGTTTTCAGTATCCTGACAATATCAGAGTTATCAGAATACCATGTACAGGAAGAATGAGCCCCAAGTTTTTTCTTTCGGCATTAAGAGAGGGTGCTGACGCAGTTTGGGTTTCCGGCTGACATCCCGGAGACTGCCATTACCTGGAAGGTAATTATTATGCACGCCGTAAATTTCAGCTTTTCAAGAACCTTATGGAATTTGTAGGTCTTGAAGAAGACAGACTTCATTTTTCATGGATTTCATCTGCTGAAGCAATAAAATTTTCAGATGTTGCAAATCAGGTTTCAGAAAAAGTGAAGGCATTAGGCCCAAACAAAAAATTTGTTAAGCGTTACCCAACTAAGGATACTGACTAA
- a CDS encoding FAD-dependent oxidoreductase: MSKELVGAAMVVGGGITGMQTALDLADAGYYVYLVEKKPSIGGVMAQLDKTFPTNDCAMUIISPKLVEVGRHQNIELMTLSEVTSISGEEGNFEVEVLKKPRYVDMDKCIACGACVEKCPKRVDDDYNAGLKKRKAIYVEYDQAVPLKFSIDAENCIMLTRGKCGLCEKTCPTGAINYDDKPETVTINVGSLVLAPGFKAFDPSVFDTYQYSKFPNVVTALEFERLLSASGPTLGHLVKQSKDQEEPKKIAFFQCIGSRDINRCDNGYCSSVCCMYAIKEAVIAKEHSGDDLDCAIFYMDMRTHGKDFERYYEKAKEDGVRFVRSRVHTINPVPETDDLEVRYVDDFGNIKDEVFNMIVLSVGLEIDPTTIELAKKLNIELTPGNFAQTGTFTPVQTSRKGIVASGAFLGPRDIPQSMIDASAAAGVAGENLASVRGTLLKEIVTIPERDVFGEAPRIGVFVCHCGINIGGVVNVPEVTEYAKSLPYVEYATDNMFSCSQDTQDKLIEIVKEQNLNRIVVAACTPKTHEPLFQETLMAAGLNKYMFEMVNIRNQDSWVHRDTPEKATEKAIDLVRMGVAKIALQNPLSEAQLQVGQSAMIVGGGLAGMAAAETLALQGYEAHIIEKADRLGGNALKLYKTPQGEVISDKVAELVEAIDANDKIKVHLNTTIESVDGFVGNFNAKLIENGQEAFLEHGIAVMATGGKAYTPDEYMYGKDSRVLTTLEMDAKMKADDPLVKDADCAVFVQCVGSREPERMYCSKVCCTHSVDSALELKRRKPDMNVFILYRDLRTYGEKEYLYKEARDAGVLFVRYDLENKPKVSVEDGNLKIVVKDHVLNRDLEIEPDVISLATAIVPNEVGALAQFYKLPVNEDGFFIEAHAKLGPSEFSTDGVFLAGIAHYPKPIDEAIAQGKAAAARAITLLARKEIFTSGQIARVDPVLCSGCGICVSVCPYSAPSFLTEGPFAGRAEINPVLCKGCGLCVASCRSGAIHHNGFDNDQIFSQIFAVNA; encoded by the coding sequence ATGTCAAAAGAACTCGTTGGAGCCGCAATGGTTGTTGGCGGTGGTATCACAGGGATGCAGACAGCCCTTGATCTAGCTGACGCAGGGTACTATGTCTATCTGGTTGAAAAGAAACCGTCCATCGGCGGTGTGATGGCCCAGTTAGACAAGACATTCCCAACCAACGACTGTGCAATGTGAATTATTTCACCTAAACTGGTCGAGGTCGGCCGGCATCAAAATATTGAATTGATGACTCTTAGTGAAGTAACATCAATTTCAGGAGAAGAGGGAAATTTCGAAGTAGAGGTTTTGAAAAAGCCTAGATACGTAGACATGGACAAGTGTATTGCTTGCGGTGCCTGCGTTGAGAAATGTCCCAAGAGGGTGGATGACGATTACAATGCAGGTCTTAAGAAGAGAAAAGCAATTTATGTTGAATATGATCAGGCTGTTCCTCTTAAGTTTTCAATTGATGCAGAAAACTGTATCATGCTTACAAGAGGCAAGTGTGGACTTTGTGAGAAAACATGTCCTACAGGAGCAATCAATTATGATGACAAGCCTGAAACTGTAACGATTAATGTTGGTTCTTTGGTTCTTGCTCCGGGATTTAAGGCTTTTGATCCTTCAGTTTTCGATACTTACCAGTATTCAAAATTTCCAAACGTAGTTACAGCTCTTGAGTTTGAAAGACTTCTTTCTGCTTCAGGACCTACTCTTGGACATCTTGTAAAGCAGTCAAAAGATCAAGAAGAACCTAAGAAGATTGCTTTTTTTCAGTGTATAGGTTCAAGGGATATCAATCGGTGTGACAATGGGTATTGCTCTTCTGTATGCTGTATGTATGCAATAAAAGAAGCTGTGATTGCCAAGGAGCATTCAGGTGATGACCTTGACTGTGCTATCTTTTATATGGATATGAGAACCCATGGAAAAGATTTTGAAAGATATTACGAAAAAGCCAAGGAAGACGGAGTCCGTTTTGTTAGAAGCAGGGTGCATACAATAAATCCTGTGCCAGAAACAGACGATCTTGAAGTTAGGTATGTTGACGACTTTGGAAATATCAAAGACGAAGTCTTTAACATGATTGTTCTTTCTGTTGGTCTTGAAATTGATCCTACTACAATTGAGCTTGCTAAAAAACTAAATATTGAACTTACTCCTGGTAATTTTGCTCAGACCGGTACGTTTACTCCTGTTCAGACATCAAGAAAAGGTATTGTTGCTTCAGGTGCTTTTCTTGGACCCAGGGATATTCCCCAGTCCATGATTGATGCAAGTGCTGCTGCTGGTGTTGCAGGTGAAAACCTTGCTTCTGTTCGAGGAACCTTGCTCAAGGAGATAGTAACCATACCTGAAAGGGATGTTTTTGGGGAAGCTCCACGAATTGGTGTGTTTGTATGTCACTGCGGAATTAATATTGGCGGTGTTGTTAATGTTCCTGAAGTTACTGAATATGCAAAAAGCCTGCCTTATGTTGAATATGCTACCGACAATATGTTTTCCTGCTCCCAGGATACTCAGGACAAGCTGATTGAGATTGTCAAGGAGCAAAATCTTAACAGGATAGTTGTAGCAGCCTGTACTCCAAAAACCCATGAGCCTTTATTCCAGGAAACTCTCATGGCTGCAGGTCTTAACAAGTATATGTTTGAGATGGTTAATATAAGAAACCAGGATTCCTGGGTGCATAGAGACACCCCTGAAAAGGCAACAGAAAAAGCAATTGATCTTGTAAGAATGGGTGTTGCAAAAATTGCACTTCAAAACCCTCTTTCTGAAGCTCAGCTCCAGGTTGGCCAGTCAGCTATGATAGTTGGAGGCGGTCTTGCAGGAATGGCTGCTGCCGAAACTCTTGCTCTTCAAGGGTATGAAGCTCATATCATTGAAAAAGCAGACAGGCTTGGCGGAAATGCTTTAAAACTTTATAAAACACCCCAGGGTGAGGTTATCTCAGATAAGGTTGCAGAGCTGGTTGAAGCAATAGATGCAAATGATAAAATCAAAGTTCATCTTAATACCACAATAGAAAGTGTTGATGGTTTTGTTGGAAATTTCAATGCAAAACTTATTGAAAACGGTCAGGAAGCATTTCTTGAACATGGGATAGCTGTAATGGCTACAGGTGGAAAAGCTTACACTCCTGACGAATATATGTACGGAAAAGATTCAAGGGTTCTTACAACCCTTGAGATGGATGCAAAAATGAAGGCTGACGATCCTCTTGTTAAAGATGCTGATTGTGCAGTCTTTGTTCAGTGTGTAGGTTCCCGTGAGCCTGAAAGGATGTATTGTTCAAAGGTTTGCTGTACCCATTCTGTTGACAGTGCTCTTGAATTGAAGCGCCGTAAGCCGGATATGAATGTATTTATCCTTTACAGAGATCTAAGAACTTATGGTGAAAAAGAATATCTTTACAAGGAAGCAAGGGATGCAGGAGTTCTTTTTGTAAGGTACGATCTTGAAAACAAACCTAAAGTTTCAGTTGAAGATGGAAATCTTAAGATAGTTGTTAAAGATCATGTTCTTAACCGTGATCTTGAAATAGAGCCAGATGTTATTTCGCTTGCAACAGCTATTGTTCCTAATGAAGTAGGGGCTCTTGCCCAGTTTTACAAGCTTCCGGTGAATGAAGATGGATTTTTTATTGAAGCCCACGCAAAACTTGGACCATCAGAGTTTTCAACAGATGGTGTTTTTCTTGCAGGTATAGCCCATTATCCAAAGCCAATTGACGAAGCAATTGCCCAGGGCAAGGCTGCTGCTGCAAGAGCAATCACACTTCTTGCAAGAAAAGAAATTTTTACAAGCGGTCAAATTGCAAGGGTTGATCCTGTATTGTGCAGTGGCTGTGGAATTTGTGTAAGTGTTTGTCCATATTCAGCGCCTTCATTTCTTACAGAAGGTCCATTTGCAGGCAGAGCAGAAATTAATCCAGTTCTTTGCAAAGGCTGTGGTCTTTGTGTTGCATCTTGTCGTTCAGGTGCAATCCATCATAATGGTTTTGACAATGATCAGATTTTCAGCCAGATTTTTGCAGTAAACGCATAA
- a CDS encoding O-acetyl-ADP-ribose deacetylase codes for MKNIIENIKIIKDDITKIKADAIVNAANNSLLGGGGVDGAIHKAAGPMLLEECRKLGGCKTGEAKITQAFNIKTADYIIHTPGPVYKNQKNDPILLENSYKNSLLIALSKKLNSIAFPAISCGVYGYPPEKAASIAIKTSAEFLEKNNFPKTIIFVLFSDELKKIYTKKLNLLVTT; via the coding sequence ATGAAAAATATAATTGAAAATATAAAAATAATTAAAGACGATATCACTAAAATTAAAGCTGATGCAATTGTCAATGCAGCAAACAATTCTCTTCTTGGGGGAGGCGGAGTTGACGGAGCAATTCATAAAGCAGCCGGCCCCATGCTTTTGGAAGAATGTAGAAAACTTGGGGGTTGCAAAACAGGAGAGGCAAAAATTACTCAGGCTTTTAATATAAAAACAGCAGATTACATAATCCACACACCAGGCCCTGTTTATAAAAACCAGAAAAATGACCCAATCCTTCTTGAAAACTCTTATAAAAACTCCCTTTTAATTGCTCTTTCAAAAAAACTAAATTCCATTGCTTTTCCTGCAATAAGCTGCGGGGTCTATGGTTATCCCCCTGAAAAAGCCGCTTCAATTGCAATCAAAACCTCAGCTGAGTTTTTAGAAAAAAACAATTTCCCAAAAACTATTATTTTTGTTCTTTTTTCAGATGAACTTAAAAAAATATATACAAAGAAATTAAATCTTTTAGTGACCACTTAG
- the miaA gene encoding tRNA (adenosine(37)-N6)-dimethylallyltransferase MiaA: MEDNSPKIVIICGPTGIGKTSMTIELFSKFPSIVVSADSMQVYKLMDIGTAKPSLQENKKAFHHLTDICFPNDDFNAGKFVEKADALIQKAHSKGKISIIAGGTGLYIKALTEGIFRSKPADKKIIESLYEKEKIHGKGHLKKLLSIHDPEAGLKIHENDIFRLARALECFFSTGQKISQLRKEDNYKKYQVLKIGLYMERSLLYKRIESRVDQMMEDGFLEEVKKLRNLGYSPELKSMNSLGYKHMNLFIDKELSFDEAVELMKRDTRRYAKRQLTWFRRDNEINWLLPNENKKAEELIKNFISS, encoded by the coding sequence ATGGAAGATAATTCCCCAAAAATTGTAATTATCTGCGGACCCACAGGAATTGGCAAAACCTCAATGACAATTGAGCTTTTTTCCAAATTCCCATCAATTGTAGTAAGTGCTGATTCCATGCAGGTATATAAACTGATGGATATAGGAACAGCAAAGCCCAGTTTACAAGAAAATAAAAAAGCTTTTCACCATCTAACAGACATTTGTTTCCCAAATGATGATTTTAATGCAGGAAAATTTGTTGAAAAAGCAGATGCCCTTATTCAAAAAGCTCACAGCAAAGGTAAAATCTCGATTATTGCAGGAGGAACTGGACTTTATATAAAAGCACTTACAGAAGGAATTTTCAGATCAAAACCTGCTGATAAAAAAATAATTGAATCATTATATGAAAAAGAAAAAATCCATGGCAAAGGCCATCTTAAAAAACTTTTATCGATTCATGACCCCGAAGCTGGATTAAAAATACACGAAAACGATATTTTCAGGCTTGCCAGAGCCCTGGAGTGTTTTTTTTCAACCGGCCAAAAAATTTCCCAGCTCCGCAAAGAAGATAATTATAAAAAATACCAAGTTTTAAAAATCGGACTTTATATGGAAAGAAGCCTTTTATATAAAAGGATAGAATCAAGAGTTGATCAGATGATGGAAGACGGATTTTTGGAGGAAGTTAAAAAACTTAGAAACCTTGGGTATTCACCTGAACTAAAATCCATGAATTCTCTTGGATACAAACATATGAATCTTTTCATAGACAAAGAGCTCTCCTTTGATGAAGCAGTTGAACTGATGAAAAGAGACACAAGAAGATATGCAAAAAGACAGCTTACCTGGTTCAGACGCGATAATGAAATAAACTGGCTTTTACCCAATGAAAATAAAAAAGCTGAAGAGCTTATAAAAAATTTTATTTCTTCCTGA
- a CDS encoding YrbL family protein, protein MVKLNPELFLAQGAHKKCYIHPHDNNLCIKLPKKNHIQDVVKEVNYYKHINKTNSGKNFISSYKDTIETNLGKGYVFELVKNYDGTISNSLEFYLKNLNKYIKKIPYFRQAFLEMKESLIKENIITRNLKERNILVQKISKDKIKFVIIDDIGPTEFIPLVLYFRPLAQNKILRKISRFKNNLTAKYEKLKDYPADSRY, encoded by the coding sequence ATGGTTAAGTTGAATCCAGAGCTTTTTTTAGCTCAAGGAGCTCACAAAAAATGCTATATTCATCCCCATGATAACAACCTATGTATTAAATTGCCCAAAAAAAACCATATTCAGGATGTGGTTAAGGAAGTAAACTATTACAAACACATCAATAAAACAAACTCAGGCAAAAACTTTATATCCAGCTACAAAGACACTATTGAAACAAATCTTGGCAAAGGTTATGTTTTTGAACTTGTAAAAAATTACGATGGAACAATTTCCAATTCACTTGAGTTTTATTTAAAAAACTTAAATAAATATATAAAAAAAATTCCCTATTTTAGGCAGGCTTTTTTGGAAATGAAAGAAAGCCTCATCAAAGAAAATATAATTACAAGAAATTTAAAAGAGCGAAACATACTTGTCCAAAAAATTTCAAAAGATAAAATCAAATTTGTTATTATTGATGATATTGGCCCAACAGAATTTATTCCTCTTGTTCTTTATTTCAGGCCTTTAGCTCAAAATAAAATTTTAAGAAAAATTTCTAGATTTAAAAATAATTTAACAGCAAAATATGAAAAACTCAAAGATTATCCAGCAGATTCAAGATACTGA
- a CDS encoding ABC transporter ATP-binding protein translates to MFFKKFEIRQRHKEIAGYLKSKWVHLLFAIVCMLMVSASTAASAYVIKPVLDDVFINKKEDMLKLLPFAVLFIYLLRGIGLYGQEYFLNYIGQVIIRKIRDSLYSKIQDLPLSFFEGEKTGELMSRLSNDVNIIKSMVSTTITSTLRDFFTICFLIGVIFYQIWSLALFAILILPLAFYPIIYFGRKVRKVSTGCQEAMAEMNSFAHETIVGAKIIKAFSMENYEKERFYEKTSLIFKMEIKNAIVKALSSPVMEVLAGTGVAFIIWYGGSRVISGVYTTGTFISFLASVIMLYDPVKKISKLNNAVQQGLSAVDRVYDIIERKSDLTEALDAVTIEKKSHFVKMENVWFKYKGSDEYILKNINLEANKGEIIALVGMSGGGKTSLVNLIPRFFDPTKGKVLIDDIDVKKIKLSNLRDQVAFVTQEPILFNDTVYSNIAYGKADASFEDVVLAAKSAYAYDFIMDFPEGFDTVIGEFGNRLSGGQKQRLCIARALVKDAPILVLDEATSALDTNAEKIVQKALENLMKGRTTFMIAHRLSTISNADRIVVIENGEIKETGTHLELIKNNGPYKVLYELQYLESAG, encoded by the coding sequence ATGTTTTTTAAAAAATTTGAAATAAGACAAAGACACAAAGAAATTGCAGGGTACCTTAAAAGTAAATGGGTTCATCTTTTGTTTGCTATTGTATGTATGCTGATGGTTTCAGCTTCAACTGCTGCTTCAGCCTATGTGATCAAACCTGTTTTAGACGATGTGTTCATAAATAAAAAAGAAGATATGCTTAAACTCTTACCCTTTGCTGTATTGTTTATTTATTTATTAAGGGGGATTGGACTTTATGGGCAAGAATATTTTTTAAATTATATAGGGCAGGTTATTATCAGAAAAATAAGAGATAGCCTTTATTCAAAAATTCAGGATCTCCCCCTTTCTTTTTTTGAAGGTGAAAAAACAGGAGAGCTTATGTCAAGGCTTTCCAATGACGTAAATATAATCAAAAGTATGGTATCCACCACAATAACATCAACTTTGAGAGACTTTTTTACAATTTGTTTTCTCATAGGAGTTATTTTTTATCAAATTTGGAGCCTTGCTCTTTTTGCAATTTTAATTCTTCCCCTTGCTTTTTATCCAATAATTTATTTTGGAAGAAAGGTAAGAAAAGTTTCCACAGGCTGTCAGGAGGCAATGGCTGAAATGAATTCCTTTGCCCATGAAACTATTGTGGGAGCCAAAATAATCAAGGCCTTTTCCATGGAAAACTATGAAAAGGAAAGGTTTTATGAAAAAACATCACTTATTTTTAAAATGGAAATAAAAAATGCAATTGTAAAAGCTCTTTCATCTCCAGTGATGGAAGTTCTTGCAGGAACAGGTGTTGCCTTTATTATCTGGTATGGGGGTTCAAGGGTTATTTCAGGTGTGTATACAACAGGAACTTTTATATCTTTTCTTGCATCTGTAATTATGCTTTATGATCCTGTTAAAAAAATATCAAAGCTTAATAATGCAGTTCAACAGGGTCTTTCAGCTGTTGACAGGGTTTATGATATAATTGAAAGAAAATCCGATCTTACAGAAGCTTTAGATGCTGTTACAATTGAAAAAAAATCCCATTTTGTAAAAATGGAAAATGTTTGGTTCAAATATAAGGGATCAGATGAATATATTCTTAAAAATATAAATCTTGAAGCAAACAAAGGAGAAATAATTGCCCTTGTTGGGATGAGCGGTGGAGGTAAAACTTCATTGGTTAATCTTATTCCAAGGTTTTTTGATCCAACAAAAGGGAAAGTTTTAATTGATGATATTGATGTAAAAAAGATCAAGCTTTCCAATTTAAGGGATCAAGTCGCTTTTGTAACTCAGGAGCCTATTTTGTTTAATGATACTGTATACAGCAATATTGCATACGGTAAAGCTGATGCTAGTTTTGAAGATGTTGTTCTGGCTGCAAAATCTGCCTATGCCTATGATTTTATAATGGATTTTCCAGAAGGTTTTGATACTGTTATTGGAGAATTTGGGAACAGGCTTTCAGGAGGGCAGAAACAAAGGCTTTGTATTGCAAGGGCTCTTGTTAAAGATGCTCCTATTTTGGTTCTTGATGAAGCAACTTCAGCACTTGATACAAATGCTGAAAAAATAGTTCAAAAAGCTCTTGAAAATCTTATGAAAGGCAGAACAACATTTATGATAGCCCATAGACTTTCTACCATATCCAATGCAGACAGAATAGTAGTTATAGAAAATGGTGAAATAAAAGAAACTGGGACTCATCTTGAGCTTATCAAAAACAATGGTCCTTACAAAGTTTTATATGAGCTTCAGTATCTTGAATCTGCTGGATAA
- a CDS encoding ABC transporter substrate-binding protein translates to MDKTKVLSLAILLFLISGCAALKKDELHQLYSEVEKTKFETAEQAFNDKNYDKAKDLYIQFIKEFPASFYLPEAYLKKALITETTNPKKALGFYLKIISEHPDSDAFFEASIHSANIFIDLGKPEKALPICDRALKKTKREDTKIRFLYIKANVFLNLENYYQAAKIYNEIYKKDSVQYLQIRPLLSTAASKMDKKSLLKSFDLFSNDDASALFKKYYALALFKENNKEEAKNILNEILKNYPETETFNEAKAQLKLIESQDKISIGVILPLSGQLSPYGEMALKAIQFAVSEFLSINPEVEIRLFIEDNKSLESGSREAAEKLINNKVSAIIGPFHTAEAACEYSEANLIPIIAMTHKPSITKNKNFVFRHFITPSMQAEALVSFAKEKLLINSFAILYPDESYGEIFMNSFFDSAKKHSCNIMGVEKYNPDSADFSEPIKKLTGLYHKGLREIQAEVKEEEVEKEEEKKSKKDEKLKPIVDFEAVFIPDGPFQTIALAPQLAYFDVFDPVFLGPNLWEDEKLIKSSEGYIKKAYFASLFYPGSSKEKVKKFLISYETLFGNKPGFIEALSYDSAMIVFESVKKAGSSSPQKIRDSIKSTPVFDTITGPTFFNLNGECIKELIILKSDSKGIKEAK, encoded by the coding sequence ATGGATAAAACAAAAGTTCTTAGTCTTGCAATTTTATTGTTTTTAATCTCAGGGTGTGCGGCGTTGAAAAAAGATGAGCTTCATCAGCTGTACTCTGAGGTTGAAAAAACAAAATTTGAAACAGCTGAGCAAGCTTTTAATGATAAAAACTATGATAAAGCAAAAGATCTATATATTCAATTCATAAAAGAGTTTCCAGCCTCCTTTTATCTTCCAGAAGCATATCTAAAAAAAGCTCTGATAACAGAAACAACAAATCCAAAAAAAGCCTTGGGTTTCTACCTTAAAATAATTTCTGAACATCCTGATTCAGATGCTTTTTTTGAAGCTTCCATCCACTCAGCAAATATATTTATTGATCTAGGAAAGCCTGAAAAAGCCCTTCCAATTTGCGATAGAGCATTAAAAAAGACCAAGAGGGAAGATACAAAAATAAGATTTTTATATATAAAGGCAAATGTTTTTTTAAATCTTGAAAACTACTATCAGGCTGCTAAAATTTATAATGAAATATATAAAAAAGACTCTGTTCAATATCTGCAAATCAGACCCTTATTATCCACAGCTGCCTCAAAAATGGATAAAAAATCTCTTTTAAAATCCTTTGACTTGTTTTCAAACGATGATGCTTCAGCTCTTTTTAAAAAATATTATGCCCTTGCCCTTTTTAAAGAAAACAACAAAGAAGAGGCAAAAAATATTTTAAATGAAATTTTAAAAAACTACCCTGAAACTGAAACATTTAATGAGGCAAAAGCTCAGCTTAAATTGATTGAAAGTCAGGACAAAATATCAATAGGAGTAATCCTCCCCCTTTCAGGACAACTTTCCCCTTATGGAGAAATGGCTTTAAAAGCAATTCAATTTGCTGTTTCTGAATTTCTTTCAATAAATCCTGAGGTTGAAATAAGACTTTTTATTGAAGATAACAAATCTCTTGAGTCAGGTTCCAGGGAAGCTGCTGAAAAACTTATAAACAATAAAGTTTCCGCAATAATTGGCCCTTTTCACACTGCTGAAGCTGCTTGTGAATATTCAGAGGCCAACCTTATTCCCATAATTGCAATGACCCATAAACCTTCAATAACCAAAAACAAAAACTTTGTATTCAGGCATTTTATAACCCCGTCAATGCAGGCAGAAGCTCTTGTAAGTTTTGCAAAAGAAAAACTTTTAATAAATTCTTTTGCTATTTTATATCCTGATGAATCCTATGGAGAAATTTTCATGAACTCTTTTTTTGACTCCGCAAAAAAACATAGTTGTAATATTATGGGAGTTGAAAAATACAACCCTGATTCAGCTGATTTTTCCGAGCCCATCAAAAAACTCACAGGCCTTTACCATAAGGGTTTAAGAGAAATTCAAGCTGAAGTTAAGGAAGAAGAGGTAGAAAAAGAAGAGGAAAAAAAATCAAAAAAAGATGAAAAACTAAAACCAATTGTTGATTTTGAGGCTGTATTTATCCCAGACGGCCCCTTTCAAACCATTGCTCTTGCTCCTCAGCTTGCTTATTTTGATGTGTTTGACCCTGTATTTTTAGGGCCAAATTTATGGGAAGACGAAAAACTGATAAAATCAAGCGAAGGTTATATAAAAAAAGCCTATTTTGCATCTCTTTTTTACCCCGGCTCTTCAAAGGAAAAAGTTAAAAAGTTTTTGATTTCATACGAAACTCTTTTTGGAAACAAACCTGGTTTTATTGAAGCTTTGAGTTATGACAGTGCAATGATAGTTTTTGAATCTGTAAAAAAAGCAGGCTCCTCTTCACCTCAAAAAATAAGAGATTCCATTAAATCAACCCCTGTATTTGACACTATTACAGGCCCAACTTTTTTTAATCTAAACGGGGAATGTATTAAAGAGCTTATTATTTTAAAATCAGATTCTAAAGGAATAAAGGAAGCAAAATGA
- a CDS encoding DUF4124 domain-containing protein, whose product MLNSGNFFINLTFILLYFFFSSNAIAEFYSYTDDSGVLHYTDDYSNIPDKFKTQVVVNEKTLTRAVEKKTFETKNLEEVEQDFGVDDNSWLLKEAEELKKRKISLDKEYNILVEKQKSIELFKKGVKTKNQSKKYFEKLEELNVLVKNYEEKRVKFDKDVSVYNEKLNKEKE is encoded by the coding sequence ATGTTAAATTCAGGAAATTTTTTTATAAACCTTACTTTTATACTCTTATATTTCTTTTTTTCCTCCAATGCAATCGCTGAATTTTACAGTTATACTGACGATTCAGGTGTTTTGCATTATACAGATGACTACTCAAATATTCCCGACAAATTTAAAACTCAGGTGGTTGTTAATGAGAAAACCTTAACCCGGGCTGTTGAAAAAAAGACTTTTGAAACAAAGAACCTGGAAGAAGTTGAGCAGGATTTTGGTGTTGATGATAATTCCTGGCTTTTAAAAGAAGCAGAAGAATTGAAAAAAAGAAAGATCAGTCTTGATAAGGAATACAATATTCTTGTAGAAAAGCAAAAGTCCATTGAGCTGTTTAAAAAAGGAGTAAAAACCAAAAACCAGTCAAAGAAATATTTTGAAAAACTTGAAGAGTTAAATGTCCTTGTAAAAAATTATGAAGAAAAAAGGGTTAAATTTGACAAAGATGTGAGTGTGTACAATGAAAAGCTCAATAAGGAAAAAGAATAA